CGAGTACATATTGCTCACACCGGAACTTTCAGTAAACAtcgaaacatccgatgttcacactaGAACTTTCGATGTGTATAATTTTTCTACGTATAGAAAAATTTGTTAGTTCCAAACAccgccaactcgagttagacaagaacaagaacaaatatccacaAACATAAGCTAACCAAATTCCAGATACATCAACCATTATCAATGCCTCATCACATACAAACCAAGACACTTATCTACTTCGTTTCTCAATATCTATTAAGTTTACACCGACCAAAGCACAAATTTGATGTCAAACTACTAGACTAATAGCATGAACATTGAATATTTTTGTTCATCTCTATGCGTTGCCTAAATATATCTGTAGGCACCCTCCAGCTGGCATATAGCCTCCTACGCTGCCATATGACGATTTCTTTCCAGCTTTTTGTTCTTGCAATCATGGTACTGAAGTCTGACAATCTATACCACTGCACATATCAAAGCCAGCTCTTCACACCAGTTACACTTCTTAATCTGCAGAACACAAACAGAGAAGCGATGAACATATTAAAGATCAGTGGAAGTTTTCACTGCTCgaggaaaagagaagcaacTGCTTAAATTTGTTGTTAACAAACCTGAATCATCATGCAGCGTTGTTACCAGGATCTGGATTACGCCCTTGCTGCCTATCACCATTATTTTCATCTGCACCGTTATCTTCAGATTCTGAACGCTGCCCATCGTTGGAAGGCCGCTGAGCCAAACGCTGATTTCTCCTAGCTCTCCACCTCAAGTACTCTACAAGCAGCGAGTTCGTACTAATAGCAATCCCAAACCCTGTGAACGAGGAGAGTAGGACCGCAAGGACTGGAATCACTCTCAACTGCAAGTGATCAGAACATAATAATCAGTGTGGCACACACATTATGCGCATCAAATGTGATCAGTGAGAAGAGTTTCATACCACGTTGTAGAAGATATGAGCAAACAGGATCACAATAGCAAACTGAAATGAAGCATAGGCCCATAGATAGCTTTTTGACACTGTAGGAACAAAAAAGAAGATGGACTTTAATGgtggcaagaaaaaaaaaaggtcaccAAATAACAAAGAAAAACCTAAGCAAACAGGTAGTAGAATTTagttttttgaagaaaaaaattgcaatcacaaaactattttttttctgcaGACACTGAAATCAAGTATATTTCTACTGATTCTTTTGCACTGGGGTTACAGATCAGGTTGGGCAATAGTGAACTACCACACAGTAGATCTCCAGCCTCTTACTAAACACCGAAAGGACTTTTACTTTTCTCAACAAAATAGCTATTTTTATGATACTCAGTATTTCTCATAACAGCATGAACGGAAAAGATGAGAGTACAATTAATTACCCATAGTGGATGCTATCATGGAAGAAATGAGGCCCAACACGCATGAGAAAGGCAATGAAATTGCCAGTGCACTTGACTGCAAATCAGTAACCTGTTCCAATGAAAGTCGATGTTACAAAACCGAAACCAAAATAGAAGCGTGGTAGAACACTCAAATGCACCGGTAACAAAAGAAGCAAGGGAACACAAACCAGAAGTTGTTCCAAGAAACAGAAGTACGCAAGCATGCTAACCATCACCAGAATTGGAATGTCCTGCCAAAATCTGTTAAAACTTAAATTCAGATTACGCTGAACATGCAACACCATCACGGAACAAATAAAAACAGACACTCCTATCTCCGTATCGTGGTAGCAATTATACGTCATAGGCCCATTATTGTGCCATGATAGAATCGATCTGTTCTCTATTTCTCTCAAGTATCTTTACCTGTACTGTTGAGCTGCTCTCTGCTGAGCAGCATTTGCTATTCGTCTGTTCGCAGTTTGAGTTGGTATTCTCAGTAAAGTCACAGGCAGATTCTGAACTTCTTGTTTGCAGACATCACATATCTTGTTTCCCTTGATGCTAAACCATTTGACAGCACAATCTTGGTGTGCAAGGGCAAGTTCTCCTTTGCAGCTGCACTCCATTTTAAGTGTTTCCCCTCCTTCATTGAGTTCAATAAAACAAATTCTGCAGACTGCCTCTTCTTCAGGAATATCTTCGCCTCCATCTTCAGGAACTGCCAGGAACTCAAAGATGCACTTCAATGAGCACATGGCGCATTGTGAAACAAGATTAGATCTATGAAAAAAATCAGAGTAGAGACTTGTAAGAGTATATACCATCGATTGTTTCTTCAATGCCATCACTCGATATGGTCGCGTCAACTGGAACAGGTCGTGGGGTTGTTGAGATCACACGCATGACACCTAATGAATCCGCCCTCCTGAAACTTCTGTTTTTGCGGTTTCCTGGTACTGAAAGTGAACGTCTAATCTTTGCCTCAGCTTCTTGATTCTGCTAGTAGCGTAAAGCATATtttcagggggggggggggggggggacatcTTAATACACTGTATAAAAGTCTATTCAGCATTTCCATGTAAAAGAATGTTATCTAGCATTTATATGGATACAGCTTTGCTAAAAAAATGTGCATACTTACAGCCGTAATTGGCACGTTATCTATCTGACTTCCCGGAGATGAAGACTTGTCGGTAGCTCCTACGGGTGTGACTGGAAGAGAATGGGGCCGTTTTGCCGATAAAGAGTTAATAACCTTTCTAAAAGAAAACGATCTTGCTGTCGTTGGGTTATCCTGCTGCCCTTCAGATGATGTCCCAGGATTTAGAAGGATCACCCGATCACCTTCCTGGGCTGAACTCCTTGCCCTGAAACTGTGCTGAGGTATGATGTTCTTGATAGATGATTTTGTTCTCGTTGAATTAGGTCTTGGTGGCAAACCAGCTCTCGTCGAACTGGGGCTGGAGGATATATTAATTCTTGTTGAAGTAGGAATATTGTTATCCAAGGTTCTAGCTGGTATTTGCAAAGAAAGGTTTGGCCTCCGCGAATTATGCCCAGGTGCAGTTTGGGCATTGCCATCCTGGTCCGGTGCCTACACAATCAAGCAAACGATGTTAAATAAGTTGGATCAAGCTTGCCAAAACGAATGAACTgaaaagaagaggaagacaCCATTCTTTCCATGATAAAGGAAGCACCATATAATGATTCATGAGTCGTTAGTCATTACACCTCGTGAAGCTCATGAGACTCATCTCAACTATGAACGCATGGAATGACAACATCAGGCTTCTCCTTCTGACACAGCTGCATGAGCCCCTTCACACTTCCATGGAGTCTAAATTTACACGTTGACAAAGGAACAGACTTCCTTCAGATGCCTAACCGAAACACAATCCTGATCTCTACTGGCTTTCTTAAATCTTAATACCTATTTTCCGACTGCTGCAGAACCACAGATTGATCATACCATTTTCAATGCTGGTTTGCTCATACCATTTCCATTTCCAATATTGAATCTGGTCTTCCATTCGTCAGATATTGGATTCAGCTAATTATGCAAGCAATTTTAGAATCACGCATGTGACAACATAATCACAGAattactctctttttttgctaGGAAATCACAAAATTACTTGGATATATAGCAATGTAGGATGTGTCAAATAAATTATACGGAGTTGGTTACAAATAAGATTTAAAGTTGTATTAGCGGTACATGCTGGAGTTAGAGTGGAACTCCAGGTGGAATTCTAGTATGACTCCTGTAACCAGGCCTCAtcataaatatgagagaagAGCCGCTGTTGTAACAACGATGGCATAGCGACAAGTTCGCAGGGGTGACAACGGTTCTACCGGAATCCAGGGAAGCGACCGGTATTGCAAGTTAGGGAGGAGCGCCCATAATCATGCTCCAGAGATATAGGCTTCGactgaacctcgttaacaaacaTTGTGTCTCTGGTGTCGTCAGTGATCGCGTGCATCGTCTCGGTAGATCGACTCGTTGCTTCCGCTGATGGCTAATTTCCTAATAGGTGGTATTAAAATCCAATGTCGGTAAATCCAGAGCATCTCCAGGGTCGCACAGTTGCGGGTGAACCTGAAACGTCTCCGGGGTCACATGGGTTGTGTGATGGGAGAGATTGTTGGGACCCGATGTGTGATGAGGGAGATTATTGGATTTAGTCCCACATCAGAAATTGGTGACGAGTGAGCATGACATAAAAGGTGGAGGGTCCCTCACCTATCAGGCTAGTCTTTTGGGTTGAATTAGTTTAGGACCTTGGTCGTAGCTCCGGTTGAGCCTATGTGTATAGCGGGCACATTGAGACCTGGGCTAGGGGCGTCGGCTCGTAGGTATAGCGAGCTGAGCTAAGCTGCTGCATACTCTAACAAGTGATATCAAAGTCATGGTTTGATTGGATTTAGAGACGGTGGATGGAAGATCACATGAAGGCGTGAGGATTATGCATCTACAAGGTGTTCAACGCACGGACGATGCAAGACGGACACGGCGCAAGGTGGAGCATAGTGGCGGCCGGTGCGAAAAGGCGGTGCGCATACGGTCGTGGCGGGTCGATGTGAGAGTCAGCGGTGGATAGGATTGCTAACTGGATGGCGTCGTTATGGGCGACGCAGATGTTGTCGAGGAGTCACAGATGTGGGGCGCGAAGTGTGAGTGCATGCTTCAGTCGAGTTGGCATGTGGGAGCCAGGATCGGGCTGGTGTCGACTCGTGGGGATCTAACAGCATAGGCCAAGGTGGGTCGTGTTGGTGCTTCAGTTGCGCGACGAGCGGAGCAGCCGTGTGGCAATTGGAGTCCGTGGCATGTTGGTGGTTCGGCTGTGGTGCTGGCTGCTTCAGTCCAACTTCGACTCAGAGGCGGCAGATAGCCAGGGCGGCTGAGGCGTCAATGCGCATCATGGGGCATCCAGGTAGGCCATGGGGTGCCGAGATGGCCCAGACGACGGTGGCCCAAGAGGCGCGTCCGACAACATGCCTGAGGGGCACCTAGGTGAGCGACTGGCTAACCCAAGTGGTGACCCAACGAGGCTAGGGGTGCAACGGCCCCTCTCGTGAGCGCAGCCTGGGTCTGCGCAACGCTATAAAGCGGGAGTAGCAGGCTATGTGCGTGGGGCCGGCCTAAGCAGGCGGAGGGCAGACACGGACAGCCTGGTAGTTCGGTCCAGGTGGGCTAACGGTGACTGAGTCAGCCCAAGCAGGGCTGGCTTGGTCAGTGGTGCGCGGCCCAGGCGGTCCGCAAGGCCTAGTGGCCGTGTGGGGGGCTCTTCGGCCACGTGCGAGCGACACTATGCAGACCAGGGTTGTGCAGATTAGGTGGCCCATGTGGTAGGAGCAAGCGAGCTTGGGCCTGAGAGGCCGATCTACTGGTGTGCGGGAGGAGATGGCCAGGTGGCCTGCGGGCGGTCGGGCTTTGAGGTGTTCGCGTGGAGGTCGGCCCAAGCATGGGATTGGTCTTACGCGGGAGGCAGGCTTAGGCTGATTTGCGGGCCATTTCACTAAGAGACAGTGTGGCCTGTTGGCTGTAGGTTCAGTCGACGCAAGAGGCACTGTTGGAGCAAGCTGGTTGGCATCCAACTCGGCCAGGTGTCAGGAGGGCCAGCAAAGCAGCAGGGAGGTGGACCGTGTGGACGACCCAGGTGGACATGGACACGACCGGTGGAGGCCAAGTCAGGGTGGAGACGGCAGGTGGAGGCCAGGTGGGCTGCCGAAGCATGTGTGGTGACCTAGAGTTGGTAGCGCACGAGAGCTCAACAAGGCAGTTCAGAGGTGGCACACAGGGAAATTCAACGACGACAGGTGGGTTCAGTGACAGACCCGGGCAGACAATTCGCAGCGAGGGTGAATAGTTTGGTATTCGGCGAGGCAAGATCGAAGTTTCGGTCAAGCGTCGGAGGGATTGGCGTCCAGGTGACAAGGTGTGTCCCGCAAACGTGCACGAGAAGCGTGGGTGTTGGAGCGCGACAGGAGGTCACAGAGACGCTAATGAATGTTGCAACAGgcaaaggaggagaggcagTCGGCCGACTGGCTAGACCTCAAGCCGGTGTTGCGGTGCTCGGTGATGAGCAAAGGGTGTCGGCGGTGTTTGGTCATGATGCACATGGCGACTGATAAGAGTTCGACAGTGGTGGCCGGACAATTTGCTGGCACATGACGGACAGTCCAAGGAAGGTTGATGGACATTCACTTGGAGGGTGAACATACCATGGTGCAGGACGGACAGAATAGTCATACCGTTACCGTGGGTGTTAGAGATGAAGAGGCTAGCAATAACAACATAGTAGTGTGAGGGCTAGTGATGGTTGTTCTCTGTGGTGTGGAAAACACGTGGTGCGGGCTTAGATGCAGGTTTGCATTTGAGAGGGCTTGCGTGCTTCCAAATCTGCAAGGGCGCGGATCGCTTCAAGTAGCACATGCGGGTTTCTAAAGTGTGGATCGAAGGGCGTGAAGATGCATCAAGAGCTAAATTGGAAGTAAGTAGAGATTACGGAGATCTTTACTTGCAACTGGAGTAATCTGATTGGTTTGGGACTGCAGGAGGCTATGATGTGAAACGTCATAGAATCGTAACCTAACAGTCGGGTGAAGGAGCAATGCTAATGTGGTAATTTCTTATGTGACTCGGAAAGCAACAGTGAAATTCTCAGTATCAAGAATGCAGTCAATCAAGAGCATTGATATCGGATTCAGTTAGCTTTTTCCATGTGACACCCAATAGGGAGCAATTGTCTTCATGAAGTCTGGTGATTCTGTTTTTATCTACTTATGTGACGATGTGGGCTACCGTTCTATTGGAGTAGGTgctatcaaaatcaagatctataatAGAGTTGTGTGTTTCAGGGAGTCAGTCATATGTCAAGGCTAAAGACGAATATGATTTCGCTCAAAGAAATTGTGCTGATAAAAGAGAAGGGGCTCAGTTGAAGGTAGAGTCATGGAGTCTGAAGTTGTAGGTAAAGCAGTGTCTCTGGAAGGTTGTGAGTCTGAGTAAAACTCATCGGGTAGCTCTCGTTGAGCGGCAAAGACGACATCTCAAGTTGTACATGGAGGTTCGTGCATATCGGCTTCAAGGTGGCAGATTATTCGTCAAGGCggagtttgttggatatgtgtTGAATAATTGTACGGAGTTAGTTATATATATGACTTGAAGTTGTATTAGCGACACATGATGTAGTTAGAGTATGATTTCAGGTAGAATCATAGTAGGACTCCTGTAACCAAGCcccctcataaatatgagatgAGGGTCACTATTATAAATACGACGATATAGCAACAGGTTCGCAGGGGATGGCAACGGGAACCCGGGAAGCGGTCAATGTTGCTAGTTAGtgaggagcgcccgtagtcataCCCAGGTGTAGGCTTCAGCTGAAGCTCGTTAACAAATATCATGTCTTCAGTGTCGTTTGTAATCATGTGCAACGTATCTGTAGATCAATCTGTTGCCTAATTTACTAACAAGCAATAATAATTCAATACAGCAGTTTCATCAGAAAGGGTGAGCAAAGCAGGAACTGGAAGCTAGTTCAATTGTAGTTCACACGCGAGCCAAGTTAGGCGAACAAGAGAATTAATCACAACTGAGGGAAACTGCCCGATGAAGTAAAAGCAGGAAAGATTCGATCTTCCGGTCCTAATCAAGTttgtcaaaaagaaaaatgaaagagaAACGCAAAGAGCTCCCACAAAGATTCAACTAACTCCACCACAATTCGCCCACAAAGCTCGCATCTTTGGAGTTCGAGCAGCAGAATAGGTTGATAGTTTGATCCAAACCCGCAATAAGAACCAGATAGTAATCAGTACCGCGCAATCCCCGCACGGAAAGCAAGAAATTAGCAGAGCATCACCGAAACTATATTAGAAATGGGAAAATCCCagggggagggggagaaggCACGGCGAGGAAATCTCACCGCCCGTTCGCCGGACTCCGGAGCCGGCCCCTCGGGGCTCTCCATGTAGGATTCGATGACTTCGAGGGAGAGCCGCCAGAATccaatgagagagagagagagagagagagagagagagagagagagctcgcGCGCAAGTGGCCGTGGGCTGGTGGTGTTCTTGTTCGGGAGCACCGGAGACAGAGGTCCGGGCAGGTGAAGGGTCACTTTGGCCAGTGCATCTCTTGCACTTTACCCCTCACTTTTACTTCTTATCACAGTGCGCTCTGTAAATCCCACTTCTGGATGTGCACAAATGATTGGATACACACTTGCATGAAAAGCTCTACCATGCCCTTAGAAAAACACATAATACTATTACTCGAAATATGCACATATTTCTTGTTATTATTTTATAGTCTATACAAAACTATAGGATCCAGTAACAAACTTGTTTGGTAGAATTCTATCTCCAAAATCTATATAGGATTTGAagttttttgaatgaaataaactagtttaaatatatatttttaattcaaaataaaaacaagatgtAAAAAAAACCCTTCGATCTGTCTATAGCTTCAAATCTAAGAATTTCTAAACCTAAGATGAATAACTTTAAGAATTCTGAAACTCTGGCAAACAGGTCCAGTGATCAAGCAGAGACTActgataattttatttttaacagGGGGGCTCCTGATAATCGGCAAAGCGTGCTGAGCTGCCCCTTGCAAGCTCAGTTTTATCGTAAACTAGTCCATCGATTTAAGCCACTGGACCGGAACGAAAGGCGTCTGAAAGCCTTGAATTTTTTGTTCACTGAAAACAACGCCTGCACCTTCCTCGGCGGAGGAGAAAATATGCCGCGAGTGGGAGGTGCGCA
The sequence above is drawn from the Phragmites australis chromosome 10, lpPhrAust1.1, whole genome shotgun sequence genome and encodes:
- the LOC133883178 gene encoding uncharacterized protein LOC133883178 isoform X2, producing MESPEGPAPESGERAAPDQDGNAQTAPGHNSRRPNLSLQIPARTLDNNIPTSTRINISSSPSSTRAGLPPRPNSTRTKSSIKNIIPQHSFRARSSAQEGDRVILLNPGTSSEGQQDNPTTARSFSFRKVINSLSAKRPHSLPVTPVGATDKSSSPGSQIDNVPITANQEAEAKIRRSLSVPGNRKNRSFRRADSLGVMRVISTTPRPVPVDATISSDGIEETIDVPEDGGEDIPEEEAVCRICFIELNEGGETLKMECSCKGELALAHQDCAVKWFSIKGNKICDVCKQEVQNLPVTLLRIPTQTANRRIANAAQQRAAQQYRFWQDIPILVMVSMLAYFCFLEQLLVTDLQSSALAISLPFSCVLGLISSMIASTMVSKSYLWAYASFQFAIVILFAHIFYNVLRVIPVLAVLLSSFTGFGIAISTNSLLVEYLRWRARRNQRLAQRPSNDGQRSESEDNGADENNGDRQQGRNPDPGNNAA
- the LOC133883178 gene encoding uncharacterized protein LOC133883178 isoform X1, which encodes MESPEGPAPESGERAAPDQDGNAQTAPGHNSRRPNLSLQIPARTLDNNIPTSTRINISSSPSSTRAGLPPRPNSTRTKSSIKNIIPQHSFRARSSAQEGDRVILLNPGTSSEGQQDNPTTARSFSFRKVINSLSAKRPHSLPVTPVGATDKSSSPGSQIDNVPITAQNQEAEAKIRRSLSVPGNRKNRSFRRADSLGVMRVISTTPRPVPVDATISSDGIEETIDVPEDGGEDIPEEEAVCRICFIELNEGGETLKMECSCKGELALAHQDCAVKWFSIKGNKICDVCKQEVQNLPVTLLRIPTQTANRRIANAAQQRAAQQYRFWQDIPILVMVSMLAYFCFLEQLLVTDLQSSALAISLPFSCVLGLISSMIASTMVSKSYLWAYASFQFAIVILFAHIFYNVLRVIPVLAVLLSSFTGFGIAISTNSLLVEYLRWRARRNQRLAQRPSNDGQRSESEDNGADENNGDRQQGRNPDPGNNAA